The following DNA comes from Maniola jurtina chromosome W, ilManJurt1.1, whole genome shotgun sequence.
CGATGCAGTGCATAAAACAATACCGTTTAAATTACCCCTAACATGTGCAGTAATAACGTTTAAAAGTAAGGTTTTACCGGTGCCGCCGGGGCCGTCAATGAAAATTGCGCTGTTATGGTTTTCCCGAAAGTTTTGATTGGTTACCAGTTTATTTACATACTCTAATACTTCATTTTGTTCTGGTGATAATTTAGGTAACCAATCATTCACAAAGTCTTTCAAAACATTCCTGTTATATTCTGTTTGCTCGCGCCCTAACTCGGTCGTTTCGTCGGCGACGTCTGGCAAACCCTGCTCGATTAGACACGTACCGTGTCTTCTCAAAAGACGATCGATTATTACGAGGCATGAATGATACGCGCGGTCAATATCATCGGGTTGACGATGGATGAAATCTTCACTGATTTGATCGCGGAATTTTGACCAGAGAGACGCGACTGGAATACCGTTCACAGCTAAAAGAACGAAAAAGTTACGCAGACGCGGTCCAGTGAAAAAAGCACAAGCCTCAGTCATAGCTTTTTCGTACTCAGCTTCATCGTTCGCGAGCCCGACCGTTTTGGCAGCTTCCTGGAACGTCATGCAATCTGGACCACCCAAATTTAAAAGGTCTCTGTAACTACGACAGGGATATGAAGCTAATAAAAGACGCAAATAAAATTGTTCACCTCTATTTGGTGCAACGAAAAATAATCGCGCCACGAGTTCGCCTCTTTGTCGCTGGGTTACGAACCGGTTATTTGAAGTTTCTAAAATTTCGACGTTTTTAGTTCGGGGACGTGTGGCgtgaataatatatttttcgtaAAAGTCTTGGTACGTTAAATTGTCAAAATTTAACCCAGCAGGTCGATTAAAATATGTTATCAAATCTGACGTCGTTCTATTTGCAGCTTCCGTTTCAGCCCCGGGTTTGAAATAAACGTATTGTTGCCCTTCCAGATGAACAGCGAGTTGTTTTATATTCGGTTCGCGGCAAACCAAATCAAATTCTAAAATACGCCACGTCGCTTCGCAGGAACCTAGATATCTTTTCGTGACGTAGTTTTCAATTTCGTCATTTCTATTTTCATCCAAAACAACTGCTACGCGAGAATGATCAGCGCCTTTTGTAATATATTTAAACAAGTATTTTACGACGGCAGTAGCTGTTGACACTTCGACATTAAGATGACAATCGTATTTAAGGAGTAAGGCGGCGTTGTATGGAACTACCCACCGATCATTGATTTTAATCTTTCTACCTCTGTATGTTATTTCGGCTTCGTTTTTACTATTGCGTTTTAAATTGACGAAGCCTCTATCATCACAGAAGGTAGTGTTTGTTTcacattttggaaaaaattttgagcattttttttttcatcattcCAACAAGGAAGATCAGTTCTATTAGAAGGGCCACAAGGACCGTGGATCATGTGGTCAAGTACAGCTTTGCGCAACCTCCCTTCGGCTTCAGACGGATTAGGTATATCAGCCCTGACAAATTTGTCAATATCGGTATTATGAACCGGGCCTCCGCCTTCAACTCGGAAACAAATATGCGCATGAGGTAGGCCTCTTTTCTGAAACTCAATGACGTACATGAGATATACAAAGTTTCCGAACCATTTTCCGGAACGGATATCTTTAATTAATtgtgttaattttaaattaaaaactctgGCACAAATTAATGGGTTAGCTTTTTGTCCTGAAGGGACTGACTGTTTAATTTCAATCCAATTCGGATTACaagtaattgtaataaaataagaagGTTGTCCTAATCTATTCACTAAAGCGATGGAATCCAGATACTTTAATTTCATGTATCTGGGGCTCCCAGTAAAACTATACGGGAGATATATTTTTCCAGGGACAACACCACCTTCGCCTTGAATAGTTTCGTCATTATTTAATGCTTCAATTTCATGAAGAGGCGCTGATCTTAAAGCAGAATCGGAATTTTTAGTCTGCATATTGCTAATATAGCGTAAGCGTTCATCAGAAATCCTATTAAACATATCTATAATCCACTCCTCTGAGAGACGATTAAATTCCGAAAATCGCGATTCTGAAAGTAATAAGCACCTAATGTACTTTAATTGTGTCAGCTTACTGCCTTTGTTGTCTAATTTATTTGGGTACCAACCGGGGTTACCATATGGATACAGTAAAGGATATTGAAAACTTTCATAACACGGATGTAAAATATCAACTGTGTGGGGATTACGGTGGCCTTCTTTCCAAATAGCGATACAATGAGGAGTGAATTGTTCTACTTCTGTTCTAATAATGGCGGCCACTTCCCTGCCTAACGGCAAATCTCCTAGAATATTTCCATGCGAGCTACGTGACGTTTGTTGAAAAATAATGTGAGCATTTTCGGATGTTTCGCGATTTAACCGTTTGAAACATTCAATGTATGGATTTACATTGTGCATAAAATTTGTTATTGAACGAATCACTTGCATATCTAGATTTAGATTTTGGGCTTGTCGTTCGCGAGTTTCATTATCGTCGTGCACATACATTCCAATAGGATTAGTACTGTCCGAATAACTTAAATCAAATACTCTGTGATAAATACgaccttgaatttttaaaaatgttattccGGTGTTAGGTTGCTGGTATCCATGAGAAACGCCTAATGCAGAGAAAGCGAATAAGTTATTGTAAGCGCGCGGTCTATTTAAAAACGACGTATGGCTATAAAATTCCTCGGTAAGGGGTTCTAAATTTTGGACATTGTAGGCGCCTTGTCCGCAGCACCATTTTGTGCGAGTTTTCTCTTCAAAAAACAGTCGAGTTTGACAGATTGAACACACGTGTATATTAGGACCTAACAGGGTCGATTTTTTCAACGAAAACAATTTAACTATATTAAGGTCTTCATCGCGTTTTTGGGCTATTAAATTTAATCCTCGTAATTCAGGTTCGACGTTTCTATTTGTTGTGTTATACCGTTGAACGGAAGCTTTATTTATTTCCGGTTTTTTGGTCAtatacgttttcacggcctttTGGTTTATCTCGGGTTTTTTAGTCGTGTAAATTTTTACTGCGGTTCTATTTGTTGCTGGGTTGCTTTTGTTATACTTTTTTGATGCATCTAAATGcgcattttgttttgttgttttacGTCCCCGTTGTTGTTTTTTAGACCTACCAACTTGTTTTTTGCAATCAACACtttcaattttgtttaaaacGACAACTGGgttcatatttaatttaatgtcatttaatttatcaactGTCAATTTTTTCGTGGGTTTCCGTTGTTGTTTTTTAGGCCTACCGACTTGTTTTTTGCAATCAATACtttcaattttgtttaaaacaacAACTGGgttcatatttaatttaaagtcatttaatttatcaactGTCAATTTTTTCGCGGGTATCTCGGTTGACGCCTTTCGTTTAAGAGGTTTGGAAATATTGATTTTACGCGTATCTAATTTTTCCAGAACTACGACTGGTTTTAAAACTGTAAATTTTGGATCAGTAAGCATTGACTCTGACTGTCTTGTGggtaaattttcattaaaatcggagAGATTTTCTACacggattttatttatttgatattgATCGTTTGAGGGTGCAtaacttttaattattaatgtagCCAATGCTTCTACATTTTCCGAACAAAATAGCCGTGCGACGTTCAAATTTTCGACGTTGTTTCTTTTGTTAGTCTCATCTACTCCGTGACTATTGAATAAGTAATATTTGCCGTTGTGACGCCAAAACGACATTGTTTTTAGTTGACCCGTAAACAAATAGTTATCCGTGGCGTCAACATGAGTTTCGctaaaaatttcaattaaaatgttttttaatataagtattgAATTTCTTACATGCCAATTATTTCCATTtattggaaataaattatttgcaaCCCAATTGTTGGTTACATGAGCCAAAAAATTACCGACACGGATATCAGACGGCAATTCTGATTCAGGATCTAAATAATCGCTTTGATATCTATTAGTTTTTTTCAAATCTTCAATGATACGCGCGTATAATTCATCTCCGCAACATAAAATTGAATCAATTTCATGGGAGGTAAAATTGAGTCTCCGTTTGAGACTTGAATAAATAGACGCGTATGCTGAAATAGCAACACATTGCGCGTTGACCATTCTGCCAGTTGATGAATCATAACGCAATTGTGCCTGATGCATCGaacctataaataaaaatatgttgtgatgCATGCAATTACTACAAAGGTGTATTGTGtgaatagtaataattttaatattctatttattttaatattctatttatGATAGAAAGCTACAGGCACAGAGGAAAACGGAACAAAGTCAAAGCTtttaagaagcgagcaaaatttataactattttggtaaaGTTGGCAcaggaggatacaatttaataaagaatagttatttgttcaacaagatggcaaagtttgtttgtgttgtgattgcctagtttaaatatcgattgatagatctaaatatcgattttgaacgaaatcggtcaattacaaagaattacaaaatggtgccaactgttttaaattttggtaatagtttcctattttgtgatcctagggagctctaaatatcgattttgaatgaaatcagtcgattaataaagaatttcaaaatggcgtcgatttttttaaattttggtaacagtttcttgttttgtgatcccagggagctctaaatatcgattttgaatgaaatcacactaatattataaaggcgaaagtttgtatgtgtgtgtgtgtgtgtgtgtgtgtgtgtgtgtgtgtgtatgtgtgtgtgtatgtttgttactccttcacgcaaaaactactggacggattgggctgaaatttagaatggagatagattatactctggattagcacataggctactttttatcctggaaaatcaaagagttcccacgggatttttaaaaaactacatccacgcgaacgaagtcgcgggcatcagctagtcggttaataaacaaagaatttcaaaatggcgtcgacttttttaaattttggtaacaattttgtattttgtgatcccagggagctctaaatatcgattttgaacgaaatcggtcaattaacaaagaatttcaaaatggcgtcgacttttataagttttggcaacagtttcttgttttgtgatcctagggatccttagatattgattttgaacaaaatctatgacagtttaagaaaatagattttaaacactatttaaattattatcattaacattaaattaaatgaaaacacgacgcgtgACGTGAACAGCAAGCAGCctctgagcttgagcacaggccgaaccggtataaaccgatttctttCCGTACgtgacgtagcgcctgtgcttacgcacacacgcgcctcaagcttgtagtagtgtacttATCGTAGcacgcttgtatgaagctttgactctgttcgctactctgtGCCACAGGTTT
Coding sequences within:
- the LOC123879794 gene encoding uncharacterized protein LOC123879794, translated to MSFWRHNGKYYLFNSHGVDETNKRNNVENLNVARLFCSENVEALATLIIKSYAPSNDQYQINKIRVENLSDFNENLPTRQSESMLTDPKFTVLKPVVVLEKLDTRKINISKPLKRKASTEIPAKKLTVDKLNDFKLNMNPVVVLNKIESIDCKKQVGRSKKQQRGRKTTKQNAHLDASKKYNKSNPATNRTAVKIYTTKKPEINQKAVKTYMTKKPEINKASVQRYNTTNRNVEPELRGLNLIAQKRDEDLNIVKLFSLKKSTLLGPNIHVCSICQTRLFFEEKTRTKWCCGQGAYNVQNLEPLTEEFYSHTSFLNRPRAYNNLFAFSALGVSHGYQQPNTGITFLKIQGRIYHRVFDLSYSDSTNPIGMYVHDDNETRERQAQNLNLDMQVIRSITNFMHNVNPYIECFKRLNRETSENAHIIFQQTSRKWPPLLEQK